The following are from one region of the Geoalkalibacter subterraneus genome:
- a CDS encoding 4Fe-4S binding protein: protein MQAVAQEKYQAVSNRRKLQWALMPIMLVTLALGWKYPLLGFTVAGAMLTGIVGAFYKGRYVCGNLCPRGAFFDRLIAPLTRRGVIPDFMRGMPFRLGVLSAMMGFMGWRIALNPSDPQHWGLVFWTMCAVTTAVGVGLAFTLHPRAWCAICPMGTMQNLIGGHKDRLQVSHNCRECGRCEAACPMSLSIAEHKETGALTDRDCLKCPECIASCPSNALHWSEKTS from the coding sequence ATGCAAGCTGTTGCTCAGGAAAAATATCAGGCGGTATCCAACCGCCGCAAACTGCAGTGGGCGTTGATGCCCATTATGCTCGTGACTCTGGCGCTGGGTTGGAAGTATCCGCTGCTCGGGTTTACCGTAGCCGGAGCCATGCTGACCGGGATAGTGGGAGCTTTTTACAAGGGACGCTATGTGTGCGGCAACCTCTGCCCGCGCGGCGCGTTCTTCGATCGACTGATCGCACCGCTGACCCGGCGCGGCGTTATCCCCGATTTTATGCGCGGCATGCCTTTTCGGTTGGGGGTTCTGAGTGCCATGATGGGCTTTATGGGATGGCGTATCGCCCTCAACCCCAGCGATCCTCAACACTGGGGGCTGGTGTTCTGGACCATGTGTGCCGTAACGACTGCAGTTGGCGTCGGCCTGGCGTTCACCCTGCATCCGCGCGCATGGTGTGCCATCTGCCCGATGGGCACCATGCAGAACCTGATCGGCGGCCACAAAGACAGGCTGCAAGTGAGTCACAACTGCCGCGAATGTGGTCGCTGCGAGGCTGCCTGTCCGATGAGCCTGTCCATCGCCGAGCATAAAGAAACCGGCGCACTGACCGATCGCGACTGCCTGAAATGCCCTGAATGCATTGCAAGTTGCCCATCAAACGCCCTTCACTGGAGCGAAAAGACATCTTGA
- a CDS encoding sigma-54-dependent transcriptional regulator, with the protein MNEQARILVVDDEGVIREGIRRILENSGYEVDVTSSGNLAIEKLQEEDFDVVITDLKMPGMSGMEVLKAIRILQPDVPVIIITGYSTVDTAVEAMKNGAFDYQSKPFTPDQIVGKVEKALEQRAVLLENFYLKKELRDRHGFDDFVGDSKAMQKVYRRIIQVAPTDSTVLITGESGTGKELVARAVHRNSPRKDQPFVAVDCTSLAESLLESELFGHVKGSFTGAMQTKTGLFKVADGGTLFLDEVSNISLTTQAKLLRVLQEREVVPIGGTKPEPIDIRLIAATNRGLKELVAEGKFREDLFFRLNIIPIDMPPLRDRQGDLPTLVGYFLQKFASEMGKEIRGLSPGAMALLERYSFPGNVRELENIIERAVVLAAGDLIEDDDLELQLSAAEEQEMGEGYVPLTADELKEAKRHLREQAVAPVERAFVLNALKRNEWNVTKAAEEVGMLRPNFQAMLKKQGISVREHMTN; encoded by the coding sequence ATGAACGAACAAGCACGCATTCTGGTCGTGGATGACGAAGGGGTGATACGCGAAGGTATCCGCCGCATCCTCGAAAATAGTGGTTATGAAGTCGATGTAACCTCCAGCGGGAATCTGGCCATCGAAAAACTTCAGGAAGAAGATTTCGATGTCGTCATCACCGACCTTAAAATGCCCGGCATGAGCGGTATGGAAGTGCTCAAGGCCATCCGCATACTCCAACCGGATGTGCCGGTGATCATCATTACCGGATATTCCACGGTCGATACGGCGGTGGAGGCCATGAAAAACGGCGCCTTTGACTACCAGTCAAAACCCTTTACCCCCGATCAGATCGTCGGCAAGGTAGAAAAGGCCCTGGAGCAGCGCGCTGTCCTGCTGGAAAATTTCTACCTGAAGAAAGAACTGCGCGACCGACATGGTTTTGACGATTTTGTCGGTGACAGCAAGGCGATGCAGAAAGTCTACCGGCGCATCATTCAGGTGGCGCCGACCGACAGCACGGTTCTGATTACCGGCGAAAGCGGCACCGGCAAGGAGCTGGTTGCCCGGGCTGTTCATCGGAACAGCCCCCGCAAGGATCAGCCTTTTGTGGCTGTCGACTGCACCTCTCTGGCTGAAAGCCTTCTGGAAAGTGAGCTGTTCGGTCACGTCAAGGGTTCTTTTACCGGTGCGATGCAGACCAAAACCGGCCTTTTCAAGGTCGCTGACGGGGGAACCCTGTTTCTGGACGAAGTCAGCAATATCAGCCTGACCACCCAGGCCAAACTGCTGCGCGTTCTGCAGGAACGTGAGGTCGTGCCCATCGGCGGTACCAAGCCCGAACCCATTGATATCCGGCTCATCGCCGCAACCAACCGCGGGCTCAAGGAGCTGGTCGCCGAAGGTAAGTTCCGTGAAGACCTCTTCTTCCGCCTCAATATCATTCCGATTGACATGCCCCCGCTGCGCGATCGCCAGGGCGATCTGCCGACCCTGGTCGGTTATTTTCTGCAGAAGTTCGCCAGCGAGATGGGCAAGGAGATCCGCGGGCTGAGTCCGGGGGCGATGGCTTTGCTGGAACGCTACTCCTTCCCGGGCAATGTGCGTGAACTCGAAAACATCATCGAGCGCGCTGTCGTGCTGGCGGCCGGGGATCTGATTGAAGACGATGATCTTGAACTGCAGCTCTCTGCCGCCGAGGAACAGGAAATGGGGGAAGGGTATGTGCCTCTGACCGCAGATGAGCTGAAGGAAGCCAAGCGTCACCTGCGTGAACAGGCCGTCGCTCCCGTGGAACGTGCATTTGTGCTCAACGCGCTGAAGCGTAATGAGTGGAATGTGACCAAGGCCGCAGAAGAAGTGGGAATGCTGCGCCCCAACTTTCAGGCGATGCTCAAGAAACAGGGGATTTCAGTGCGTGAGCATATGACGAACTGA
- a CDS encoding metallophosphoesterase, with protein sequence MGKTSSPDTQTIHQEPSHRRLSRRAFLALNGAGALTLLSAHGLLLEPRSIVTETLALPMKKLRTGQELNLLHLSDLHIEKFSAYHHDVIRKVNTPQAEVILITGDFIGEQRNLPAVREFLQQLKASHGIFAVQGNWEYWGRVEGENLQRAFSNWGIELLINQRRDIQIGDLALSIAGLDYPSATDTLTALHRHMDPARLNLLMSHVPAFEHHRLDDRIDLILAGHTHGGQIRLPLLPPLHLPRFSDPFVEGLYRVGPGIPLYVTRGVGTSAVPLRLFCPPEITRITLHGP encoded by the coding sequence TTGGGAAAAACATCCTCGCCAGACACACAGACCATCCATCAGGAGCCCAGCCACCGACGCCTCTCCAGGAGAGCATTCCTGGCGCTGAACGGTGCAGGCGCGCTCACCCTGCTGAGCGCCCATGGCCTGCTGCTGGAACCGCGCTCCATTGTCACCGAAACCCTGGCGCTGCCGATGAAAAAACTGCGCACCGGGCAGGAATTGAACCTGCTCCACCTCTCCGACCTTCACATCGAGAAATTCAGTGCCTATCACCACGACGTGATCCGCAAGGTCAACACGCCACAGGCGGAGGTCATCCTGATCACCGGCGATTTTATCGGTGAGCAACGCAATCTTCCTGCGGTCAGGGAATTCCTGCAGCAGCTCAAGGCAAGCCACGGCATTTTTGCGGTGCAGGGCAATTGGGAATACTGGGGCCGGGTGGAAGGAGAAAACCTGCAGAGAGCCTTTTCAAACTGGGGAATCGAACTGCTGATCAACCAGCGTCGCGATATTCAGATTGGCGATCTGGCACTGTCCATCGCGGGCCTCGACTACCCCAGCGCAACGGATACGTTGACCGCCCTGCATCGACACATGGATCCGGCAAGACTCAATCTTCTCATGTCTCACGTCCCAGCCTTCGAACATCACAGGCTTGATGACAGAATCGACCTCATCCTGGCGGGACATACGCACGGCGGCCAGATTCGCCTGCCCCTGCTGCCCCCCTTGCACCTCCCCCGCTTTTCGGACCCGTTTGTGGAAGGGCTCTACCGTGTCGGCCCAGGAATCCCCCTCTATGTGACGCGTGGAGTCGGAACCAGCGCCGTGCCGTTGCGCCTCTTCTGCCCGCCGGAAATCACCCGCATAACACTCCACGGCCCATAA
- a CDS encoding sensor histidine kinase, whose product MKLSITTKVTLVTVFVLVGTMLLFAIINVGALKKIFLEEAINDVDNLSETLIRSTHYQMLEDDRKRVYQMIQEVGTQRGIEHIRLINKDGEIIFSTERAEIGQFLDKATEGCNVCHTKDTPLTHASSMNRSRLFDDKHGHEVLGMAKAIYNQESCSTAECHFHPPDAKLLGVLDVIVSLEGMRLQTATYRNNIIALSLILLLILGTCMSLLTQRFISQPLNQMLEQTHRIARGEWGEVQVESKDEFGELARSFNEMTRSLRQAQEELAQWGNQLEVKVEERTHEIKEMQSRLIRSEKVASLGELVAGIAHELNNPLTGVLMFSSMISSDPRLDPALKPDFDTIIRETQRCAEIVKGLLDFARESVPKKVPTSINDIMEQTLSLVEHHSSFHDIGIEKTYGEIPQIEADPNQIEQVFMNLLINASQAMGNDGKLSIETGIDARSNKIVVRISDTGSGIPPENLDKIFDPFFTTKGHKGTGLGLSVSYGIIENHGGDIEVQSTPGEGTTFTITLPLSSQEPSGEGEE is encoded by the coding sequence GTGAAGCTGTCTATCACCACCAAGGTCACCCTGGTCACGGTTTTTGTCCTGGTGGGCACCATGCTTCTGTTTGCCATCATCAATGTCGGCGCCCTGAAGAAAATCTTTCTGGAAGAGGCCATCAACGACGTCGACAATCTGAGCGAAACCCTGATTCGCTCGACCCACTACCAAATGCTTGAAGATGACCGCAAGCGGGTTTATCAGATGATTCAGGAGGTCGGCACGCAGCGGGGCATCGAACACATCCGCCTGATCAACAAGGATGGGGAGATCATCTTTTCGACCGAACGCGCCGAGATCGGGCAGTTTCTGGATAAAGCTACAGAAGGGTGCAACGTCTGCCACACCAAAGATACGCCCCTGACCCACGCATCATCAATGAATCGCAGTCGCCTGTTCGACGACAAGCACGGCCATGAAGTGCTGGGGATGGCCAAGGCGATCTACAACCAGGAAAGCTGCTCCACCGCAGAATGCCACTTCCACCCCCCCGACGCCAAACTGCTGGGCGTACTCGACGTGATCGTCTCCCTTGAGGGGATGCGCCTGCAAACTGCTACTTACCGCAACAACATCATCGCATTGAGCCTGATTCTGCTGCTGATTCTGGGAACCTGCATGTCGCTGCTCACCCAGAGATTCATCAGCCAGCCGCTTAACCAGATGCTGGAGCAGACCCATCGCATCGCCCGTGGGGAATGGGGGGAAGTCCAGGTGGAGAGCAAGGACGAATTCGGTGAACTGGCCCGCTCCTTCAACGAAATGACGCGCAGCCTGCGGCAGGCCCAGGAGGAATTGGCCCAATGGGGCAATCAACTTGAGGTGAAAGTGGAGGAGCGCACCCATGAAATCAAGGAGATGCAGTCGCGCCTCATCCGGTCGGAGAAAGTCGCCTCCCTGGGAGAACTGGTGGCCGGCATCGCCCACGAACTCAACAACCCCCTGACCGGCGTGCTGATGTTTTCCTCGATGATCAGCAGCGACCCGAGGCTCGACCCGGCCCTGAAACCCGATTTCGACACCATTATCCGCGAGACGCAGCGCTGCGCTGAAATCGTTAAAGGGCTGCTCGACTTCGCACGCGAAAGTGTGCCGAAAAAAGTGCCTACCTCCATCAACGACATCATGGAACAGACCCTCTCGCTGGTGGAACACCACAGCTCTTTCCACGACATCGGCATTGAAAAGACCTATGGTGAAATCCCGCAGATCGAGGCGGACCCCAATCAGATCGAGCAGGTTTTCATGAACCTGCTGATCAATGCCAGCCAGGCCATGGGAAACGACGGGAAACTCTCCATTGAAACAGGGATAGATGCCCGATCCAACAAGATTGTCGTTCGAATCAGCGATACAGGCAGCGGCATTCCGCCGGAAAACCTTGACAAAATCTTCGACCCCTTCTTTACGACCAAGGGGCATAAGGGGACAGGGCTCGGCTTGTCGGTTTCCTACGGTATCATTGAAAATCATGGCGGCGATATCGAAGTCCAAAGCACCCCTGGCGAAGGGACCACGTTTACCATCACCCTTCCCCTGTCCTCCCAGGAACCGTCGGGAGAGGGGGAAGAATAG
- a CDS encoding c-type cytochrome, with translation MNVKKTAAAIACAAALSLVAAGAMAEENEAKGRELINALGCKGCHQFDGSGGKLGPSLDEVGQRLDEEALRKVITDPKSVNAGTMMPAYDHLKAEEIDALVEFLSNQ, from the coding sequence ATGAATGTTAAAAAAACCGCTGCAGCCATCGCCTGCGCTGCCGCTCTGTCCCTTGTCGCCGCCGGTGCGATGGCTGAGGAGAATGAAGCGAAAGGCCGCGAGTTGATCAACGCTCTCGGTTGCAAAGGATGCCATCAGTTCGACGGATCCGGCGGAAAACTCGGGCCAAGCCTCGACGAAGTCGGCCAGCGCCTTGACGAAGAGGCCTTGCGCAAAGTCATCACTGATCCGAAGAGCGTCAACGCCGGCACCATGATGCCCGCCTACGACCACCTGAAAGCCGAGGAAATCGACGCACTGGTCGAATTCCTGAGCAACCAGTAA
- the aroF gene encoding 3-deoxy-7-phosphoheptulonate synthase yields the protein MLIVMEHNASAEQVRRVQETIETMGLQAAPIPGSERTAIGVLGNQGYVDDTAIRNLPGVRECIHVSKPYKLVSRDFHPGATIVEIGDVRIGDGMAPVVIAGPCSIESVDQMMAAARMAKKAGASMLRGGAFKPRTGPHSFQGLGEKGLKMLRQAGDQVGLPVITEVMRIEQLDAVCQYADVLQIGARNMQNFDLLKEVGRLDRPVLLKRGMSATVEEFLAAAEYIVAEGNERVVLCERGIRTFERATRNTLDLSVVPLIREMSHLPIIVDPSHATGLRSLVPVMSKAALVAGAHGVMVEVHPDPARALCDGAQSLDGPAFESLMSELRGLAAYLGHDL from the coding sequence ATGCTGATTGTTATGGAACACAATGCCTCCGCGGAGCAGGTACGCCGCGTGCAGGAAACCATTGAAACCATGGGGCTTCAGGCCGCGCCCATTCCCGGCAGTGAACGTACCGCCATCGGTGTCCTCGGCAATCAGGGCTATGTCGACGATACCGCGATTCGCAACCTTCCCGGTGTGCGCGAATGCATCCATGTCAGCAAGCCTTACAAACTGGTCTCACGCGATTTTCATCCCGGTGCCACTATTGTTGAAATCGGCGATGTGAGAATCGGCGATGGCATGGCGCCCGTTGTGATCGCAGGCCCCTGCAGCATTGAAAGTGTCGACCAGATGATGGCCGCAGCTCGAATGGCCAAAAAGGCCGGGGCGTCCATGCTGCGCGGGGGGGCTTTCAAGCCGCGCACCGGGCCGCACTCCTTTCAGGGCCTGGGAGAGAAAGGCCTGAAAATGCTGCGTCAGGCCGGCGACCAGGTGGGCCTGCCGGTCATTACCGAGGTGATGCGCATCGAGCAGCTCGACGCGGTGTGCCAATATGCCGATGTCCTGCAGATCGGGGCACGCAACATGCAGAATTTTGATCTGCTCAAGGAAGTCGGCCGGCTCGACAGGCCGGTGCTGCTCAAGCGCGGCATGAGTGCGACGGTCGAGGAGTTTCTGGCCGCGGCGGAATACATTGTGGCGGAAGGCAACGAGCGGGTTGTCCTGTGTGAGCGCGGAATCCGGACTTTTGAACGTGCCACGCGCAATACTCTCGATCTTTCCGTTGTGCCCTTGATCCGGGAGATGAGCCATCTGCCGATTATTGTGGATCCCAGCCACGCGACCGGGCTGCGCTCGCTGGTGCCGGTGATGAGCAAGGCCGCTTTGGTTGCCGGAGCCCACGGCGTGATGGTGGAAGTGCATCCCGATCCCGCCAGGGCCCTGTGCGACGGGGCCCAGAGCCTTGATGGCCCCGCCTTTGAATCACTTATGAGCGAGCTTCGAGGTCTGGCCGCTTACCTGGGACACGATCTCTGA
- a CDS encoding FKBP-type peptidyl-prolyl cis-trans isomerase, translated as MQKMIVSLAVLIFVGFSAVASAQDETLTQEQKGAYALGQQLGGDLKAGGVEVDIDMLAAGIKDAYAGTSLLDDAEIASAMETLQREMMEKQMAQREKAAEENLREGQAFLSENAQKDGVKTTESGLQYEVIEKGSGKIPTPESTVTVHYRGTLIDGTEFDSSLRRGEPATFPVNGVIAGWTEALQLMSEGAKYKLYIPADLAYGERGAGQAIGPNETLIFDVELLSVE; from the coding sequence ATGCAGAAGATGATTGTATCTCTGGCCGTACTGATCTTTGTCGGATTTTCGGCCGTTGCTTCGGCTCAAGATGAAACCCTGACCCAGGAACAGAAAGGCGCCTATGCCCTGGGGCAGCAGCTCGGAGGCGACCTCAAGGCCGGCGGGGTTGAAGTCGACATCGACATGCTGGCGGCAGGCATCAAGGATGCCTACGCCGGGACTTCACTCCTGGATGATGCCGAAATTGCCTCGGCCATGGAGACCCTGCAGCGTGAAATGATGGAAAAGCAGATGGCTCAGCGTGAGAAGGCTGCTGAGGAGAACCTGCGCGAAGGGCAGGCGTTCCTCAGTGAAAATGCCCAGAAGGACGGCGTTAAAACGACCGAGAGCGGACTGCAGTATGAAGTGATTGAGAAAGGCAGCGGAAAGATTCCGACGCCCGAGAGCACAGTGACCGTTCACTACCGGGGCACATTGATCGATGGGACGGAATTCGACAGCTCTCTGCGGCGCGGTGAGCCTGCGACTTTCCCTGTCAACGGCGTCATCGCCGGCTGGACCGAAGCGCTGCAGCTGATGAGCGAGGGAGCCAAGTATAAACTCTACATTCCGGCCGATCTTGCTTATGGCGAACGTGGCGCCGGTCAGGCCATCGGCCCCAATGAAACCCTCATTTTCGATGTAGAACTCCTGTCGGTAGAGTAG
- a CDS encoding HAMP domain-containing protein, producing MSILKNIAAKALVPVGLTVTGFVIVCSILLYSFVRQDMENDTIRREIQLADIIVKSTRYTMLKDDRESLRHTIQNIGEQEGVEHVRIFNKKGLIMFSAHPDEVNQIVDKETAGCIECHEGSEPATHLGEMDKARHFENSQGKEVLAITAPIYNEPSCFTGSCHVHTPEDKILGTLDIGLSREPLNASLNTLRNRLIVFCLMVMVLTVGGVSALLRRNVLMPVKQLVVFAEQLSKGKFDISVPEGTEELENLAKTFRHMARERHKNHQDLDRLQKQLEALSAEIREREDNQQGDKA from the coding sequence GTGAGCATCCTGAAAAACATCGCGGCCAAAGCACTGGTCCCCGTCGGGTTGACGGTCACCGGCTTTGTCATTGTCTGCAGTATTCTGCTGTATTCCTTCGTCAGACAGGATATGGAAAACGATACCATCCGGCGCGAGATTCAACTGGCGGATATTATCGTTAAATCTACGCGCTATACCATGCTGAAAGACGACCGCGAATCGCTGCGCCATACCATTCAGAATATCGGCGAGCAGGAAGGTGTTGAACATGTGCGCATTTTCAACAAAAAGGGCCTCATTATGTTCTCCGCCCACCCTGATGAGGTCAACCAGATCGTCGACAAGGAGACGGCCGGGTGCATCGAATGCCACGAAGGCTCTGAACCCGCCACCCACCTGGGGGAGATGGACAAGGCCCGCCACTTCGAGAATAGTCAGGGCAAAGAAGTTCTTGCCATCACCGCACCGATCTACAATGAGCCGAGCTGCTTCACGGGAAGCTGCCATGTGCACACTCCGGAAGACAAAATCCTCGGCACCCTTGACATCGGCCTGTCGCGGGAACCGCTCAACGCATCTCTCAACACCCTGCGCAATCGTCTTATTGTCTTCTGCCTGATGGTTATGGTACTGACTGTCGGTGGAGTCAGCGCGCTGCTGCGCCGCAATGTCCTGATGCCGGTCAAGCAACTGGTGGTCTTTGCCGAGCAACTGAGTAAAGGAAAGTTTGACATCAGTGTTCCCGAAGGCACCGAGGAGCTTGAAAACCTTGCCAAGACCTTCCGGCACATGGCCCGTGAACGCCACAAGAACCATCAGGACCTGGACCGCCTGCAGAAGCAGCTTGAAGCACTGAGCGCAGAGATCCGCGAACGGGAGGATAATCAGCAGGGCGACAAGGCATAA
- a CDS encoding MFS transporter → MPIIFFTTVLTLSALYAPQPLLPVIMQEFGVSRSAAAFLTTVSFLPLSIAPLFYGYVLESVSPRRMLRWTVLLLAVSEVFFFLAPNFASLVVVRLFQGLLVPAILTALMTYVSLASAKMHVQRAMATYIAATILGGFLGRAFSGWVAGVFGWRYSFLVLAASLLLAYFLLSRLKGETRLNLTRPHPRMILSVLRQRGFLPLYLAVFGFFLVFAAIMNFIPFRLTEISEQATEFRIGMMYSGYLMGIVASLGAAWVARKVGSEMRALRLGMAVFTGALAMMLIPSVSVLFVVMFVFCGGMFLVHSTASGLFNRCAREGQGLVNGLYVSFYYAGGAIGSYGPGPIYRDWGWNGVIFALVAVSLMVLVALMGRGPLAAAMDSGEPRSGHDAQARS, encoded by the coding sequence ATGCCCATCATTTTTTTTACCACCGTCCTGACGCTGTCGGCCCTCTATGCTCCGCAGCCGCTGCTCCCCGTAATCATGCAGGAGTTCGGCGTGTCACGTTCCGCGGCGGCGTTTCTGACCACGGTTTCCTTTCTCCCCTTAAGCATTGCGCCATTGTTTTACGGTTATGTTCTCGAGTCGGTCAGCCCGCGCCGCATGCTGCGCTGGACGGTCCTGCTGCTCGCTGTCTCGGAGGTGTTTTTCTTCCTCGCGCCCAATTTCGCCAGCCTGGTGGTGGTACGCCTGTTTCAGGGGCTGCTTGTGCCAGCCATCCTGACGGCGCTGATGACCTACGTGTCCCTGGCCAGTGCCAAAATGCACGTGCAGCGGGCCATGGCAACTTATATTGCGGCAACGATTCTGGGTGGATTTCTGGGGCGGGCTTTTTCCGGCTGGGTGGCGGGTGTCTTCGGATGGCGCTACAGCTTCCTGGTGCTTGCCGCAAGCCTGCTGCTGGCTTATTTTCTATTGTCCCGGCTGAAGGGGGAGACGCGTCTCAATCTGACCCGCCCCCATCCGCGTATGATTTTGAGTGTCCTGCGTCAGCGTGGATTTCTGCCTCTCTATCTGGCGGTGTTCGGATTTTTCCTGGTTTTCGCCGCGATCATGAATTTTATCCCCTTCCGCCTGACTGAAATCAGTGAGCAGGCGACGGAGTTCCGTATCGGCATGATGTATAGCGGATACCTCATGGGGATCGTCGCATCCCTTGGGGCGGCCTGGGTTGCACGCAAGGTGGGGAGTGAGATGCGGGCGTTGCGCCTCGGGATGGCCGTCTTCACCGGGGCACTGGCGATGATGCTGATCCCTTCGGTGTCGGTGCTGTTTGTGGTGATGTTCGTGTTCTGCGGCGGGATGTTCCTGGTGCATTCGACGGCGTCCGGCCTGTTCAATCGCTGTGCGCGCGAAGGGCAGGGGCTGGTCAACGGGCTTTATGTTTCCTTTTATTATGCGGGGGGAGCCATCGGCTCTTACGGTCCGGGGCCGATTTATCGTGATTGGGGGTGGAACGGGGTGATTTTTGCGTTGGTTGCAGTTTCACTGATGGTGCTGGTTGCCCTGATGGGGCGCGGCCCTCTGGCGGCAGCTATGGATTCGGGGGAACCCAGATCAGGCCATGACGCTCAGGCGCGTTCCTGA
- a CDS encoding putative metalloprotease CJM1_0395 family protein: MAIAAAPAALVARYAGMAVHSLKSTDKTVGVQPLGPERDSSSRERKAPQSGSAGNTKEDRVSFSPEAERIRELQQRDREVRVHEQAHAAVGGAYSDQPTFTLERGPDGRSYAVSGEVSIDTTPVANDPEATLQKAETIYRAAMAPTEPSSADRAIAAKAGKMATKARRELSEGSVEQVTDTPVSGTRLSVMA; this comes from the coding sequence ATGGCAATCGCTGCCGCACCGGCGGCTCTTGTCGCGCGCTATGCCGGCATGGCCGTCCACTCGCTCAAAAGCACCGACAAAACCGTCGGGGTCCAGCCATTGGGACCCGAGAGGGATTCGTCTTCCCGGGAGCGTAAAGCACCGCAGAGCGGTAGTGCAGGCAACACAAAAGAAGACCGGGTCAGTTTCAGCCCGGAAGCGGAAAGAATCCGCGAACTGCAGCAGCGCGACCGCGAGGTGCGAGTTCACGAACAGGCTCATGCCGCCGTCGGCGGTGCTTATTCCGACCAGCCCACATTCACCCTGGAGCGCGGGCCGGATGGCCGTTCCTACGCCGTTTCCGGCGAGGTCTCCATCGACACCACTCCCGTCGCCAACGACCCGGAAGCGACACTGCAGAAAGCCGAAACCATCTACCGTGCCGCCATGGCACCTACGGAGCCGTCTTCCGCTGATCGCGCCATCGCCGCCAAAGCCGGCAAAATGGCGACCAAGGCCCGTCGTGAACTCTCAGAGGGAAGCGTTGAACAGGTAACAGACACACCCGTCTCAGGAACGCGCCTGAGCGTCATGGCCTGA
- a CDS encoding cytochrome b/b6 domain-containing protein, translating to MKTGQRIYLTPTPVRIWHWLNAFGFVALILSGAQIRFPEYLNIFGSYRAAIELHNTAGIVVSISFCLWLGYYLIIARSLLPLYFPNRDDLKHGLFKQALFYFFNYFRGKPNPHVMSPENKFNPLQKSAYVVIMMVLVPLVIVTGLLLLNLELLRPVVMLLGGIKMVVGAHFLLACCLIAFLFTHVYLATLGHTPFAHFKPMWTGWEEIEEHEHGEKHSE from the coding sequence GTGAAGACAGGACAGAGGATTTACCTGACGCCGACACCGGTACGCATCTGGCACTGGCTCAACGCATTCGGATTCGTCGCACTGATTTTGAGCGGCGCCCAGATTCGCTTTCCTGAGTATCTGAATATTTTCGGCAGCTATCGTGCCGCCATCGAACTGCACAACACAGCGGGGATCGTGGTGTCCATCTCCTTCTGCCTCTGGCTGGGATACTACCTGATTATCGCCCGTTCGCTGCTGCCCCTCTACTTTCCCAATCGCGACGATCTCAAACACGGGCTTTTCAAACAGGCCCTGTTCTATTTTTTCAACTATTTCAGGGGCAAACCCAATCCACACGTCATGTCGCCGGAGAACAAATTCAACCCGCTGCAGAAATCCGCCTACGTGGTCATCATGATGGTTCTCGTGCCGCTGGTCATTGTGACGGGGCTGCTTCTGCTGAACCTGGAGCTGCTACGCCCCGTCGTCATGCTGCTCGGGGGGATAAAGATGGTTGTCGGCGCCCATTTCCTGCTGGCGTGCTGTCTGATCGCTTTTCTGTTCACACATGTCTACCTTGCAACCCTTGGCCATACCCCATTTGCTCATTTCAAACCGATGTGGACCGGATGGGAGGAAATTGAGGAGCATGAACACGGGGAAAAACATTCCGAGTGA
- a CDS encoding cytochrome c3 family protein, with protein sequence MKKFVVAAMVVLFAVGVGFAAQDMYSYEAKNGAVPFDHKMHSEEVSCEECHGEGTPAKIEIDKDSAHGDACKNCHKAQGGPTKCGDCHIK encoded by the coding sequence ATGAAGAAGTTTGTTGTAGCTGCCATGGTTGTTCTGTTTGCCGTCGGAGTCGGTTTCGCTGCCCAAGACATGTACAGCTATGAAGCCAAAAACGGCGCAGTTCCCTTCGATCACAAAATGCACAGCGAAGAAGTCTCATGCGAGGAATGCCACGGCGAAGGCACCCCTGCTAAAATCGAAATCGACAAAGACTCCGCTCATGGCGACGCCTGCAAGAACTGCCACAAAGCTCAGGGCGGCCCCACCAAGTGCGGCGACTGCCACATCAAGTAA